The following are from one region of the Calditrichota bacterium genome:
- the meaB gene encoding methylmalonyl Co-A mutase-associated GTPase MeaB translates to MNLADRVLAGETVAVARAMSWIENDHPDKESLIDALSLHCGRALVLGITGPPGSGKSSLVDRLIWQERAQGRRVGVIAVDPSSPFSGGAILGDRLRMQNHATDNGVFIRSMASRGHLGGVAGATADAIKVLDAAGFDRVLVETMGVGQSEIEVMELADIVVLVLVPGLGDEIQALKAGIMEIGDIFVVNKSDKPEAAKVRAQVEYVLGLAQERAQPPRPIVMTSALNGQGIDELVAALADYHATLVANGTLAQRRRERIARELQRIVAAKVQEKANAVLDLEGRLDAWVQCVAERRCGPYALVREGLQEFWQEHRRP, encoded by the coding sequence ATGAACTTAGCGGACCGGGTGTTGGCGGGCGAAACCGTGGCCGTCGCTCGGGCGATGAGCTGGATCGAGAACGACCATCCCGACAAAGAGTCGCTCATCGACGCCCTCAGCCTGCACTGTGGCCGCGCCTTGGTGCTGGGCATCACTGGGCCGCCGGGTTCGGGTAAGAGCAGCCTGGTGGACCGTCTTATCTGGCAGGAACGGGCCCAGGGCAGGCGCGTGGGGGTCATCGCCGTGGACCCCAGCTCGCCATTCTCTGGGGGGGCCATCCTTGGCGACCGCCTCCGCATGCAGAACCACGCCACCGACAACGGCGTGTTCATCCGCTCCATGGCCTCCCGCGGCCATCTGGGTGGCGTGGCCGGCGCCACCGCCGACGCCATCAAGGTTTTGGATGCCGCCGGTTTCGACCGCGTGCTGGTGGAGACGATGGGCGTTGGCCAGAGCGAAATCGAGGTCATGGAGCTGGCCGACATCGTGGTTCTCGTCTTAGTGCCTGGGCTTGGCGACGAGATCCAGGCGCTCAAGGCCGGCATCATGGAAATCGGCGACATCTTTGTCGTGAACAAGAGCGACAAGCCGGAAGCGGCCAAGGTGCGCGCGCAGGTGGAGTACGTGCTAGGCCTGGCGCAGGAGCGGGCACAGCCGCCGCGCCCCATCGTGATGACCTCTGCCCTCAACGGCCAGGGCATCGACGAGCTGGTGGCGGCGCTGGCCGATTACCATGCCACCCTTGTGGCAAATGGGACCCTGGCGCAACGCCGCCGGGAGCGCATAGCGCGCGAATTGCAGCGCATCGTCGCCGCAAAAGTGCAGGAGAAAGCAAACGCCGTTCTCGACCTCGAGGGGCGCTTGGACGCTTGGGTGCAATGCGTCGCGGAGCGGCGCTGTGGCCCCTACGCCCTCGTGCGCGAAGGTCTTCAGGAATTCTGGCAGGAGCACAGACGACCATGA
- a CDS encoding zinc ABC transporter substrate-binding protein, with the protein MRVTLSIALSSFLVTGASAQQVSYVTTIQPFRFILQEVVGERAQVRALLPPGASPHTHHLRPSDIRAAQEATALFSGGHGLDDWADELPCPHKFTLLDLVPKDSLLQLGTPGNTKPAPHAHSHQGVDPHFWTDPLLVRAMLPALVDSLCKVDAAGCVVYRRNAAIFARQLDSLTTAIAAELRKARGSRVILAHPFFNYFLRRFGIEVVGTVEFAAGSEPSARDLQRLTLAVRTAGAKAIFTHPQLPDRPARVVAEAAGIPIFQLDPLGGVEGRTSYAQLLWYNARILAQVLQ; encoded by the coding sequence ATGCGGGTAACGCTCTCGATAGCCTTAAGCAGCTTCCTCGTCACAGGTGCCAGCGCGCAGCAGGTGAGCTACGTGACCACCATCCAGCCCTTTCGCTTCATCCTCCAGGAGGTTGTCGGCGAGCGGGCGCAGGTGCGGGCTCTGTTGCCCCCAGGGGCGTCTCCGCACACACACCACCTTCGCCCCTCCGACATCCGCGCGGCACAAGAGGCAACAGCCCTGTTCAGCGGTGGGCATGGCCTGGACGACTGGGCGGATGAATTGCCCTGTCCCCACAAGTTTACCTTGCTCGATCTGGTACCCAAGGATTCGCTCCTCCAGCTGGGCACGCCCGGGAACACCAAGCCGGCGCCACATGCACACTCCCACCAGGGCGTGGATCCGCACTTTTGGACCGATCCCCTGCTGGTGCGCGCCATGCTCCCGGCGCTGGTCGATTCCCTATGCAAGGTGGACGCAGCCGGGTGCGTTGTCTACCGCCGCAACGCTGCTATATTTGCCCGGCAGCTGGACAGTTTGACCACGGCAATCGCTGCGGAGCTGAGGAAGGCGCGGGGGTCGCGGGTGATCTTGGCGCACCCGTTCTTCAATTATTTCCTCCGCCGCTTCGGCATCGAAGTGGTGGGCACAGTGGAATTCGCTGCCGGCAGTGAGCCGAGCGCCCGGGACCTCCAACGCTTGACACTCGCCGTGCGTACCGCCGGCGCAAAGGCCATCTTCACCCATCCCCAGCTTCCGGACCGCCCTGCGCGCGTGGTAGCAGAGGCAGCCGGCATTCCCATCTTCCAGCTCGACCCTCTCGGGGGTGTGGAAGGAAGGACCTCCTACGCACAGTTGTTGTGGTACAATGCGCGCATCTTGGCACAGGTGCTGCAATGA
- a CDS encoding PorV/PorQ family protein has protein sequence MRSKRLSISALLVALLVSAVAHGASPGTAGYQFLRTHVGARPSAMGGTFVAVPGDVHCLFYNPAGLAEISSRSATLTYLKHVLDFHSGFVAYAQPVAARTVGAVGVNYINYGTFKRRDELGQEQGEFGAGGLSLAAAAAYKVLPTLLLGAGVKLVYASIDHYRSSALVADAGVLYHTPVHDLDVAAGVANVGAVLSPFAEEKDRLPVAYRLGLMKRLEHLPLLLGVTTYKYPDDVWQWTIGGEFTVGEGFFLRWGYDSIGSDMDVGSNKDYLAGISLGFGITWRSYRFDYSFSSMGEVGSQNRFTFSGAF, from the coding sequence ATGCGTAGCAAGCGTCTTTCAATCTCCGCACTGCTTGTTGCCCTCTTGGTGAGTGCGGTGGCGCACGGCGCCTCTCCCGGGACCGCGGGCTACCAGTTCCTGCGCACCCACGTGGGGGCACGGCCCAGCGCCATGGGGGGGACCTTCGTGGCCGTACCTGGCGACGTCCACTGCCTTTTCTACAACCCGGCAGGGCTGGCGGAAATTAGTAGCCGCAGCGCGACCCTCACCTATTTGAAGCACGTGCTCGATTTTCACTCCGGGTTTGTGGCCTACGCGCAGCCGGTGGCAGCACGGACCGTTGGGGCCGTCGGCGTGAATTACATCAACTATGGCACCTTTAAGCGGCGGGACGAGTTAGGGCAGGAGCAGGGGGAGTTCGGCGCTGGCGGATTGTCGTTAGCCGCCGCTGCGGCCTACAAGGTCCTGCCGACCTTGCTCCTCGGGGCCGGGGTCAAGCTGGTCTATGCGTCCATCGACCACTACCGTTCCAGTGCGCTGGTGGCTGACGCCGGTGTGCTGTATCACACGCCTGTCCATGACTTGGATGTGGCCGCTGGGGTGGCAAATGTGGGCGCTGTGCTTTCGCCCTTTGCGGAGGAAAAAGACCGGCTCCCCGTGGCTTATCGGCTGGGGCTGATGAAGCGGCTGGAGCATCTGCCTTTGCTTTTGGGCGTCACGACGTACAAGTACCCGGACGACGTCTGGCAGTGGACCATTGGCGGCGAGTTCACGGTGGGCGAAGGCTTCTTCCTGCGGTGGGGGTACGATTCCATCGGCTCCGATATGGATGTGGGCAGCAACAAGGACTATCTGGCGGGCATATCGCTCGGTTTCGGGATCACATGGCGATCGTATCGGTTCGACTATTCCTTCTCGTCCATGGGAGAAGTGGGTAGCCAAAATCGGTTCACCTTCAGCGGAGCGTTTTGA
- the mnmA gene encoding tRNA 2-thiouridine(34) synthase MnmA: MKTVSVDKDQGVVAVAMSGGVDSSVAAALLKQQGYTVKGLTMRLWEGPSPQPHSCCASEAVRDAQAVCEKLGIRHYIIDLRREFEHEVVVNFVEEYLRGRTPNPCVLCNARIKWGELLQVAMSLGATHLATGHYARLAFSSEAGRFVLRKGLDSHKDQSYALWGLTQHQLAHTLFPLGGMRKKEVRQLAASWGLPTADRPESQEVCFVPEGHYGDFVNEWAGRLGKRVAPGEVVDSVGRVLGEHRGYPFYTIGQRKGVGVAVGRPVYVVDIDPAQNRLQVGTAEELLSTGLEATPVNWVSVECPEAGRVVTAKIRYKDTGFAATVEYADKERLILRFGKPQRAVTPGQSVVLYDGDLVLGGGVIHTRRR, translated from the coding sequence ATGAAGACCGTATCTGTGGACAAAGACCAGGGGGTGGTGGCAGTGGCCATGAGCGGCGGCGTGGACAGCTCGGTGGCGGCAGCCCTGCTCAAGCAGCAAGGGTACACCGTCAAAGGGTTGACCATGCGCCTGTGGGAAGGGCCGTCGCCGCAGCCGCACAGTTGCTGTGCGTCGGAAGCAGTGCGCGACGCACAAGCGGTGTGTGAGAAGCTTGGTATTCGCCATTACATCATCGACCTGCGGCGGGAGTTCGAGCACGAGGTGGTGGTGAACTTCGTGGAGGAGTACCTGCGCGGCCGCACGCCGAACCCTTGCGTATTGTGCAACGCGCGCATCAAGTGGGGGGAGCTCCTCCAGGTGGCAATGAGCCTGGGCGCCACCCACCTGGCCACCGGACATTACGCGCGCCTTGCTTTTTCCTCGGAGGCAGGGCGCTTTGTGCTCCGCAAAGGGCTTGACAGCCACAAGGACCAGTCCTATGCCCTTTGGGGACTGACGCAGCACCAGTTGGCCCACACGCTCTTTCCCTTGGGCGGAATGCGCAAGAAGGAGGTGCGGCAACTGGCCGCCTCGTGGGGATTGCCCACTGCCGATCGGCCAGAGAGCCAAGAGGTCTGTTTTGTGCCGGAAGGCCATTACGGCGACTTTGTGAATGAGTGGGCAGGGCGGCTGGGCAAGCGCGTGGCTCCGGGCGAGGTGGTGGACAGCGTGGGCAGGGTCCTTGGAGAGCACCGGGGTTACCCGTTCTACACCATAGGCCAGCGCAAAGGCGTGGGAGTGGCTGTCGGACGTCCCGTCTACGTCGTGGATATCGATCCGGCGCAGAACCGCCTGCAGGTGGGTACCGCCGAAGAGTTGCTGTCCACCGGCTTGGAGGCAACACCGGTGAACTGGGTCTCTGTTGAGTGCCCGGAGGCGGGTCGGGTGGTAACCGCCAAGATTCGCTACAAGGATACGGGATTTGCGGCGACCGTCGAGTACGCAGACAAGGAGCGCCTGATCTTGCGCTTTGGGAAACCACAGCGCGCCGTCACGCCAGGGCAGTCGGTGGTGCTCTATGATGGTGACCTGGTGCTCGGCGGCGGCGTTATTCACACCAGGAGAAGATAA
- a CDS encoding methylmalonyl-CoA mutase family protein, giving the protein MDDTGFLHDERTQWEQKVLNKVLQSHPERKASFSTGSWLPVDRLYLPTPLTPEEYQEKLGFPGQYPFTRGVQPTMYRGRLWTMRQYAGFGTAEESNARYKYLLSQGQTGLSVAFDLPTQIGYDSDDPRARGEVGKVGVAIDTLRDMEILFDGIPLDKVSTSMTINAPACVLLAFYIVVAEKQGVPPSQLEGTIQNDILKEYVARGTYIFPPKHSLRLITNIFEYCAREVPKWNTISISGYHIREAGATAVQEVAFTLANGIAYVQAALDAGLDVDRFAGRLSFFFNAYNDLFEEVAKFRAARRIWAKIMKERFGAKDPRSMMLRFHTQTGGSTLTAQQPDNNVVRVTIQTLAAVLGGTQSLHTNSRDEALSLPTEESVRIALRTQQIVAHESGVTNTVDPLAGSYYVEALTDAIESEVWKYLDEIDKMGGMVAAIEKGYVQREIQDAAYRYQREVEKGERIVVGVNAYVIDEPPPKNILRVDPNLHQVQVNKLAEVKAQRDNEAVRLKLAALREAARQPDVNVMPFVLDAARAYATLGEICNVFRQEFGEYQETVVL; this is encoded by the coding sequence ATGGACGACACCGGTTTTTTGCATGACGAACGCACGCAGTGGGAGCAGAAGGTCCTCAACAAGGTGCTGCAATCTCACCCAGAGCGCAAGGCATCGTTTTCTACAGGCTCGTGGCTTCCGGTTGACCGCCTCTACCTGCCAACGCCATTGACGCCGGAGGAGTACCAGGAGAAATTAGGTTTTCCAGGCCAGTACCCTTTCACGCGCGGCGTGCAGCCAACCATGTATCGCGGCAGGCTGTGGACGATGCGCCAGTACGCCGGCTTCGGCACTGCCGAGGAGTCCAACGCCAGGTACAAGTACCTGCTGAGCCAGGGGCAGACAGGCCTTTCGGTGGCCTTTGACCTCCCCACGCAGATCGGCTACGACTCCGACGATCCTCGAGCCCGGGGCGAAGTAGGCAAAGTCGGCGTCGCCATCGATACGCTGCGGGACATGGAGATCCTGTTCGACGGCATACCTTTGGACAAGGTATCCACCTCCATGACCATCAACGCCCCGGCTTGTGTGTTGTTGGCCTTTTACATCGTCGTGGCGGAAAAACAGGGCGTGCCGCCTTCGCAGCTGGAGGGCACCATCCAGAACGACATCCTCAAGGAGTACGTGGCCCGCGGCACCTACATCTTTCCGCCGAAGCATTCTCTGCGGCTGATTACGAACATCTTCGAGTACTGCGCGCGCGAGGTGCCCAAGTGGAACACGATCAGCATTTCCGGCTACCACATTCGCGAGGCTGGGGCGACGGCAGTGCAGGAGGTGGCCTTTACCCTGGCCAACGGCATCGCCTACGTGCAGGCAGCGCTCGATGCAGGACTGGATGTGGACCGTTTTGCCGGGCGCCTCTCCTTTTTCTTCAATGCCTACAATGACCTTTTCGAGGAGGTAGCCAAGTTCCGGGCGGCGCGCCGCATCTGGGCGAAGATCATGAAAGAACGGTTCGGCGCCAAGGACCCCAGATCGATGATGCTGCGCTTCCACACGCAGACAGGGGGTAGCACCCTGACCGCACAGCAGCCGGACAACAACGTGGTGCGCGTGACCATCCAGACTTTGGCTGCAGTGCTTGGCGGCACGCAAAGTCTGCACACCAACTCGCGGGACGAGGCGTTGAGCCTGCCCACCGAGGAGTCCGTGCGCATCGCCTTGCGCACGCAGCAGATCGTCGCCCACGAATCTGGTGTGACCAATACGGTCGACCCGCTGGCGGGGTCCTACTACGTGGAAGCTCTCACCGACGCCATCGAGAGCGAGGTATGGAAGTACCTGGACGAGATCGACAAGATGGGCGGCATGGTGGCTGCCATAGAGAAGGGCTACGTCCAGCGTGAGATTCAGGATGCAGCCTATCGCTACCAACGCGAAGTGGAAAAAGGCGAGCGGATTGTAGTGGGCGTCAACGCCTACGTCATCGACGAGCCCCCGCCGAAGAACATCCTGCGCGTGGACCCCAACCTGCACCAGGTCCAGGTCAACAAGCTGGCCGAGGTGAAGGCACAACGCGACAACGAGGCGGTGCGGCTCAAGTTAGCCGCCTTGCGCGAGGCAGCCCGCCAACCCGATGTCAATGTGATGCCTTTTGTGCTGGATGCCGCCCGCGCCTATGCCACCCTGGGCGAGATCTGCAACGTGTTCAGGCAGGAGTTCGGCGAATACCAGGAAACCGTGGTGCTCTGA
- the mce gene encoding methylmalonyl-CoA epimerase, with amino-acid sequence MIKQIAHIGIAVRSLADHLTFYRDVLGLPLQAMEEVPEQKVRVAMFKVGEATIELLEPLSPDSPIASFLEKRGEGLHHVAYESDDIVAEIAHLQQHGVRMLDQVPRRGAHDTEIAFIHPSSSGKVLTEICQHRGESHEH; translated from the coding sequence ATGATTAAGCAGATTGCCCACATCGGCATTGCCGTTCGCTCGTTGGCTGACCACCTTACCTTCTACCGCGATGTGCTGGGACTCCCATTGCAGGCCATGGAAGAAGTGCCGGAGCAAAAAGTGCGGGTCGCCATGTTCAAAGTAGGCGAGGCCACCATCGAGCTATTGGAGCCGCTGAGCCCGGACAGTCCCATCGCCTCATTCTTGGAAAAACGCGGCGAGGGCCTGCACCATGTGGCCTATGAAAGCGACGACATCGTCGCCGAAATCGCCCATTTGCAGCAACACGGGGTGCGCATGCTGGACCAGGTCCCGCGACGTGGGGCCCACGACACAGAGATCGCCTTCATCCACCCCAGTTCGTCAGGCAAGGTGCTGACCGAAATCTGCCAGCACCGGGGAGAAAGTCATGAGCATTGA
- the panB gene encoding 3-methyl-2-oxobutanoate hydroxymethyltransferase, with the protein MAERKKVTVPLLIEMKRRGEKIAALTAYDATMGALLDEAGLDLILVGDSAAMVVAGYETTLPMSMEAMLYHTAAVRRGVKQALLVADMPFLSYQVTIEEAVRNAGRFFQEAGAEAVKIEGGAEMAETIRRLTVVGMPVLGHLGLTPQSIRKFGGYVLQGTTEQEAERLLDDAHALEQAGVFGIVLEKVSLEVAKRITEAVSVPTIGIGAGPHCDGQILVTYDMLGLFEKFRPKYVRRYAELARIIRQACTGYVDDVKRGQFPSIEESYTGEQE; encoded by the coding sequence ATGGCAGAACGCAAGAAGGTGACCGTCCCTCTCCTGATCGAGATGAAGCGGCGCGGGGAGAAGATCGCTGCCCTCACCGCCTACGACGCCACCATGGGCGCCTTGTTAGACGAGGCAGGCCTCGACCTCATCCTGGTGGGCGATTCCGCGGCGATGGTGGTGGCCGGCTACGAGACGACTCTGCCCATGAGCATGGAGGCCATGCTTTACCACACGGCGGCCGTACGGCGCGGGGTGAAGCAGGCGCTCCTGGTGGCGGACATGCCTTTCCTCTCGTATCAGGTCACCATCGAGGAGGCGGTGCGCAACGCCGGTCGCTTCTTCCAGGAAGCGGGTGCTGAGGCAGTCAAGATCGAAGGCGGCGCAGAGATGGCAGAGACCATTCGTCGCCTGACTGTCGTGGGAATGCCGGTACTTGGCCACCTCGGCCTCACGCCCCAATCCATTCGCAAATTCGGCGGCTACGTGCTGCAGGGCACCACGGAGCAAGAGGCTGAACGTCTCTTGGACGACGCCCATGCCTTGGAGCAGGCAGGTGTTTTTGGTATTGTCCTGGAGAAGGTCTCCTTAGAGGTAGCAAAGCGCATTACGGAGGCAGTGTCCGTGCCTACCATCGGCATCGGTGCTGGCCCCCATTGCGACGGCCAGATCCTGGTGACGTACGACATGCTTGGGCTCTTTGAAAAGTTCCGCCCCAAATATGTGCGGCGATATGCGGAGCTGGCGCGCATCATCCGCCAAGCCTGCACTGGCTATGTCGACGATGTCAAGCGGGGGCAGTTCCCCAGCATAGAGGAGAGCTACACAGGGGAGCAGGAATAG
- a CDS encoding pantoate--beta-alanine ligase has translation MQLVEKVRDMQLQAERWRQEGKLIGLVPTMGYLHEGHLSLIRIARERADVVVTSIFVNPTQFAPHEDYQRYPRDLPRDMALAEQAGCDVIFHPSVEEMYPAGYLTYVEVEKITGVLCGRSRPTHFRGVTTVVAKLFNIVKPHVAVFGQKDAQQALVVRRMAQDLNFDLEIVVAPIVREPDGLAMSSRNSYLSPEERRQAVVLSKALQRASELVAAGERSAARLIEEMEAVIRTAPSAKIDYVAVVDANTLEEVKELRGQVLIALAVWIGSTRLIDNVVVEV, from the coding sequence ATCCAACTTGTGGAAAAGGTGCGGGACATGCAGCTCCAGGCCGAGCGCTGGCGCCAGGAGGGCAAGCTCATCGGCCTGGTGCCAACCATGGGCTACCTGCATGAGGGGCATCTCAGCCTGATTCGTATTGCCCGCGAGCGGGCAGACGTGGTGGTGACCAGCATCTTCGTCAATCCCACCCAATTTGCCCCGCATGAGGACTACCAGCGCTACCCGCGCGATCTGCCGCGCGATATGGCCCTTGCTGAGCAGGCCGGCTGCGATGTGATTTTTCACCCATCGGTGGAAGAGATGTACCCCGCCGGCTACCTGACCTACGTCGAAGTGGAAAAGATCACCGGCGTGCTGTGCGGGCGCTCCCGTCCCACCCACTTTCGCGGCGTGACGACCGTGGTGGCCAAGCTCTTCAACATCGTCAAGCCGCACGTGGCCGTCTTTGGCCAAAAGGACGCGCAGCAGGCGCTGGTGGTCAGGCGCATGGCGCAGGATCTCAACTTCGACTTGGAGATCGTCGTGGCGCCTATCGTCCGCGAGCCTGATGGGCTGGCCATGAGCTCGCGCAATTCATATCTGTCGCCAGAGGAGCGAAGACAGGCCGTGGTCTTGTCCAAGGCGCTGCAGCGGGCATCAGAATTGGTGGCAGCGGGCGAGCGAAGTGCGGCGCGCTTAATTGAGGAGATGGAGGCAGTCATCCGCACGGCTCCCTCAGCGAAGATCGATTACGTGGCAGTGGTGGACGCCAACACGTTAGAGGAGGTGAAGGAGCTGCGCGGCCAGGTGCTGATCGCGTTAGCGGTGTGGATTGGCAGCACCCGATTGATCGACAACGTGGTAGTGGAGGTTTGA
- a CDS encoding metal ABC transporter permease, with amino-acid sequence MAELFSLPFMQRALVGGVLVGFLASYYGVFVVQRGLSFLGSGLAHAAFGGVALGLLLNTEPLWVAVPFTLLVALGIAWVHNRTKLGGDTAVGIFFSVAMALGVLFLFLRRQYTADAFTYLFGSILAVSNADLWLTGGVLVLTLVALPLWRRWSYASFDRELAQADRLPVARDDYLLILLIAVTVVVAIKVVGIVLIAAFLVVPAAAARLLARTFRQMTLLSVAIGMSSAVVGLIVSYFLDVPSGPTIILVQALVFFIAVAATSFLLRR; translated from the coding sequence ATGGCTGAGCTCTTCTCCCTCCCTTTCATGCAGAGAGCGCTTGTAGGGGGAGTGCTGGTGGGCTTTCTTGCCAGCTACTACGGCGTCTTTGTGGTGCAACGGGGGCTGAGCTTCCTGGGCAGTGGCTTGGCGCACGCGGCCTTCGGCGGGGTGGCCCTCGGCCTTCTGCTGAACACTGAGCCCCTCTGGGTGGCAGTCCCGTTCACGTTGCTCGTGGCCTTGGGCATCGCATGGGTGCACAATCGCACCAAGTTGGGCGGCGACACCGCAGTAGGGATCTTCTTTTCCGTGGCAATGGCCCTTGGCGTGCTCTTCCTTTTTCTGCGCAGGCAGTACACGGCCGACGCCTTCACCTACCTCTTTGGCTCCATCCTCGCCGTGAGCAACGCAGACCTCTGGCTGACTGGCGGGGTGTTAGTTCTCACCTTGGTAGCACTGCCGCTTTGGCGGCGTTGGTCCTATGCCTCGTTCGACCGCGAGCTGGCGCAAGCGGACCGCCTCCCTGTGGCAAGAGACGACTACCTCCTCATCCTGCTCATTGCCGTGACTGTGGTTGTGGCCATCAAGGTGGTGGGCATCGTGCTCATCGCGGCGTTTCTTGTTGTGCCCGCCGCAGCGGCGCGCCTGCTCGCCCGCACATTCCGCCAGATGACACTCCTTTCGGTTGCCATCGGCATGAGTAGTGCCGTGGTCGGCCTGATTGTGTCCTACTTCCTGGACGTTCCGAGTGGCCCCACCATCATCCTCGTGCAGGCGCTCGTCTTCTTCATTGCCGTGGCGGCAACATCCTTTCTCTTGCGCCGGTGA
- a CDS encoding NTP transferase domain-containing protein: MRSGGVGQEEARPLAAVIMAAGKGKRMKSDLAKVLHQVLGRPMVMYVIEQARAVGAHPIIVVVGHQRERVMEVLRRTGVLFAVQEEQLGTAHAVAQAEPLLRDFAGDVLVLCGDVPLLSPERIRELIQVHRRTRAAATLLVGRTENPFGYGRIIRDEHGFVDRIVEEKDATPEERAIQEVNIGTYVFDARKLFATIPLVSNDNAQGEYYLPDVVKIMRSRGERVAAVLTPDFAESMGVNSVEQLREVEQVLAARQRGEKSG; this comes from the coding sequence ATGAGGAGCGGAGGGGTCGGGCAAGAAGAGGCGCGCCCGTTGGCGGCGGTCATTATGGCGGCCGGCAAAGGGAAGCGGATGAAGTCGGACCTAGCCAAGGTCTTGCACCAGGTACTCGGCCGTCCGATGGTGATGTACGTCATCGAACAGGCGCGGGCAGTAGGCGCGCATCCCATCATCGTCGTGGTGGGTCACCAACGTGAGCGCGTGATGGAGGTACTGCGGCGCACCGGGGTGTTGTTCGCCGTGCAGGAGGAACAGCTCGGCACTGCCCATGCGGTGGCGCAGGCCGAGCCGCTGTTGCGCGACTTTGCCGGCGACGTGCTCGTCCTGTGCGGCGACGTCCCTCTGCTCAGCCCGGAACGCATTCGCGAACTGATCCAGGTGCATCGCCGCACCCGGGCAGCGGCCACGCTGCTCGTGGGGCGCACAGAAAACCCATTTGGTTACGGGCGCATCATTCGCGATGAGCATGGCTTTGTCGACCGCATCGTGGAGGAGAAAGACGCCACGCCCGAGGAGCGCGCCATCCAGGAAGTGAATATCGGCACCTACGTGTTCGACGCCAGGAAGCTGTTTGCCACCATTCCGCTGGTGAGCAACGACAATGCGCAGGGCGAGTACTACCTGCCGGATGTGGTCAAGATCATGCGGAGCCGAGGCGAGCGCGTGGCGGCGGTGTTGACGCCGGATTTTGCCGAGAGTATGGGGGTGAACAGCGTGGAGCAGCTGCGCGAGGTGGAACAGGTGCTTGCTGCGCGGCAGCGCGGCGAAAAAAGCGGTTGA
- a CDS encoding metal ABC transporter ATP-binding protein gives MSRMAVEVNNLSVRFGEHVALSGVNLAIPENAFVAIVGPNGGGKSTFLKVLLGLLPPTSGSVRIWGRAPDEVSPELIGYVPQVKTMDRSFPALSIELVMTGVTRRWPWSSRRQAREEAMAALARVGAAHLAQRPLAKLSGGELQRVCLARSMVRRPKLVMLDEPATGIDAIGEADMYHMLEAYQEESGATLLMVTHDWHAATHHADLVLLLNRVQISFGPPREALHEDNLRAAFGHVGHAHELKFLMDSHG, from the coding sequence ATGAGCAGGATGGCGGTCGAAGTAAACAACCTCAGCGTGCGCTTCGGTGAGCACGTGGCCCTGTCGGGTGTGAACCTGGCCATACCGGAAAATGCATTTGTGGCCATAGTCGGGCCCAATGGCGGCGGCAAGTCGACATTCTTGAAGGTACTGCTCGGGCTCCTGCCTCCGACCAGCGGCTCGGTGCGCATCTGGGGCCGGGCACCAGATGAGGTGTCTCCTGAGCTGATCGGCTATGTGCCGCAAGTGAAAACCATGGATCGCTCTTTTCCGGCATTGAGCATCGAGCTGGTGATGACCGGTGTCACCAGGCGTTGGCCGTGGTCGTCTCGGCGGCAGGCGCGCGAGGAAGCCATGGCGGCGCTTGCCCGCGTGGGCGCCGCGCATTTGGCACAGCGTCCCTTGGCCAAGCTCTCAGGAGGAGAGCTGCAGCGGGTCTGCCTGGCCCGGAGCATGGTGCGTCGTCCCAAGCTGGTGATGCTCGACGAGCCCGCCACCGGCATCGACGCCATCGGCGAAGCCGACATGTACCACATGCTTGAGGCGTACCAAGAGGAATCCGGTGCGACACTGCTCATGGTCACCCATGACTGGCACGCGGCTACTCACCATGCGGACTTGGTGTTGCTTCTCAATCGCGTCCAAATCAGTTTTGGGCCGCCGCGGGAGGCGCTGCACGAGGACAATCTGCGCGCCGCCTTTGGCCACGTCGGCCATGCGCACGAACTGAAGTTTCTCATGGACTCCCATGGCTGA
- a CDS encoding cobalamin B12-binding domain-containing protein: protein MAKKRIRILIAKPGLDGHDRGAKYVARALKDAGYEVIYTGIRQSPEAIANAAIQEDVDFVGLSLLSGAHNELFPEVVRLLRERGGEQIVVFGGGIIPQDDIPFLRAQGVEAIFTPGTPMSKVIEFIESNRARVENR, encoded by the coding sequence ATGGCGAAGAAGAGAATTCGCATACTCATTGCCAAACCCGGATTGGACGGCCACGACCGGGGCGCCAAGTACGTGGCCCGCGCCTTGAAGGACGCCGGCTACGAGGTCATCTACACAGGGATCCGCCAATCGCCTGAAGCCATAGCCAACGCGGCCATCCAGGAGGATGTGGATTTTGTGGGGCTCAGCCTCCTTTCGGGGGCGCACAACGAGCTCTTCCCGGAGGTGGTGAGACTGCTTCGCGAGCGCGGTGGCGAGCAGATCGTCGTGTTTGGCGGGGGGATCATCCCCCAAGATGACATCCCCTTCCTCCGGGCGCAAGGCGTGGAGGCGATCTTCACCCCCGGCACACCCATGTCCAAAGTCATCGAATTCATTGAGAGCAACCGGGCACGGGTCGAGAACAGATGA